Sequence from the Sphingobium indicum B90A genome:
CCCACGCCCGACACGCTGCTTGCGCCCCAGCGCCAACGGCTCGACCAATTGTCCGATGGCATTGCCAGCGCCCTGCGGCACCGCATCGCCGATGCCCGCACGCATCTGGGCCAGGCGGGCGGCGCGCTGCGCCCCGCGCTGCTGCGCCAATATGTCAACCGCGCCGCCGAGCGCGTGGCCCGGCTGCAACTGCGCCCCGATTATCTGGAGCGCGTCTATCGGGACCGGGCGACAGCCTTCGACCGGGTGTCGCGGCTGTTCACCTCGGTCAATCCCGACCTGCCGCTGCAACGCGGCTTCGCGCGGGTGATGGCGGGCGACCGGCTGGTCAAATCCGTGGCGGATGCGCAGGCGGCGGGGGCGGTCAGCCTGCACTTCCGCGACGGCGCGGTGGGCGCGACCATCGAAGGCGGCACGCCCCTTGAGAAGCCGCCCGCCGAAGCTATATCGAACCCGTCACGCCCCCCGCGCAAACCCCGCGAGGGCAAGGAAGCGGGCCAACCGGACCTGTTTTCCCGATGACGCCGCTGCGCAAGAAAGGCCGAGTGATCCCATGCTGATGTCCAACCGCGACCGCCCGGCCCGGCTGCACTATATGGCCTACAGCTTCCGCGTGCTCCAGGCGGGCGACCATGTGCTCTGCGCCGTCAGCGGGCGGAAAATCCCGCTGGAGGATCTGCGCTACTGGAGCATCGCCCGGCAGGAACCCTATGCCAGCGCCGAAATCTCCGCCCAGGCCGAATTAAAGGCGCGTGGCCTGTAAGATGCCGGGTCGTCCATGAAGGGTTGGATCGCCGCCGCCGCGCTGGCGACGATCGCCATGGCGGCTGAGGCTCCCCCTCCCGCGCAACTGATGCTGACTGGCGCGCCCGTCCAGGGCGGCGTCCTGCTGGGCACGGCGCCCAAGGGAATAGTCGAACTGCGCCTCGACGGACAGCTGGTGCCGGTCGATGCCGACGGCCGTTTCCTGATCGCCTTCGACCGCGACGCGCAGCCGCAGGCCTGGCTGACCGGACGCCTGGCCGACGGCACCCCGCTCGACCGCGCCCTCGCCGTCGCGCCCCGCGACTGGCGGATCGAGCAGGTGAATGCGCCGCTGCGCCCGACGAAAAGCACCGAAGCCTTCCTCGCGCTGCGCAAGCCCGAACTGGAACGGATCGCCGCTGCGCGCAATGTCGTGACGGACGCGCAGGGCTGGCGCCAGCGCTTCATCTGGCCGCGCATCGGCCGCATCTCCGGCCTGTTCGGATCGCAGCGCGTCTATCAGGGCCAGCCGGGCGCCTATCATGGCGGCGTCGACATAGCCGGCGCGCCGGGCGAGCCCGTCGTCGCGCCAGCCGATGGGGTAGTGATCCTGGCCGCCGACCGCCCCTTCACGCTGGAGGGCAATCTGCTGATGATCGACCATGGACATGGATTGAACAGCGCTTTCCTCCATCTCTCGCGGATCGACGTGATTCCCGGCCAACATGTGGTCCAAGGACAGCGCATCGGCGCGATCGGCGCCACCGGCCGGGCCACCGGGCCCCATCTTCACTGGGGCATGAAATGGAATGATGCGCGGATCGACCCCCTCCTGCTGGCGGGGCCGATGCCGCAAAGTTGAAGCAATATTTCACGGAACTATAATTTTATTCGTTCGTTTCGCCGCGCCGAAACGCAAAATTTTCTCCCAAAACTCAGGCCTGTAACAATGTTGTTAAACGGGCGTTCAATCTCCTTTTCTCGGTCTGTGGCATAATTGCTACAGTGCCGGTCAAATGCGATTTTCGACCTTCCACTCTGCTTTACACTCATAAAACGACTGCGCAGAGTATCGCGCAGCACGTGTGAAGAGGGTTTGCTGTCGGGCTCCTTTCGCCCTCTTCACCCGTCAAGAAAAGTGCGCGGGGCAATCCGCGGACCTCCAGAGCAAGGGACTGGATAGTGAAGACCATAACCAAGATCGGGCTGCGCGGTGGCGCGGCTCTTCAGGCGTTGACGCTCGTCAGCGCCGGCCTCGCGGCCTTCTCCGCACCCGCTTTCGCACAGGATGCTGCACAGGGTGCCAATGCGGATGAGGGCGATGTCATCGTCGTCACCGGTTCTATCATCCGCCGCACCGATGCAGAAACGCCGTCGCCGGTTACGACCGTCTCGGTTGAAAGTCTCGATAAGCGGGGCATCAGCACCGTTCAGGAAGGCCTACAGCGCATCGCGGCCAATAACGGTCCGGCGCTGACCAACAGCTTCTCTGCCAACGGCGCGTTTGCTGCCGGTGCTTCGGCCGTGTCGTTGCGCGGTCTGTCGACCAACTCGACTCTGGTCCTGTTCGACGGCTTGCGTGCGGCCTATTATCCGCTGTCGGATGACGGCACGCGCAACTTTGTCGACCTCAACACCATTCCCGATGACATTGTCGACCATATTGAAGTACTGCGCGACGGCGCCTCTTCCAGCTACGGCGCGGACGCGATTGCGGGCGTGGTCAACGTCATCACCAAGAAGAATTTCAAGGGCATTTCCGGCCGTGTCGAAAGTGGCATCTCCAGCCGCGGCGATGGCCAGCAATATCGTCTGTCGCTGACCGCCGGCACCGGCGATCTGGAGGACAATGGCTACAACGCCTATGTCAGCGGCTTCTACTACAACAGCAAGCAGCTGAAGAACGACCAGCGCCGCTATCCCTACAACAGCGACGATTATCGCAACATCTGCCATGATGGCGTGTGCGGTCCAAACAATGTCGTTGACGGTCTGGACGCCGACGGCGCCTATCCGGGGTTCAGCCCGGTCGTGACCAACACCGGAAGCACCCTGTTCGTGCGTCCGGCCGATGCGCTGACCGGCACGCAGAGCGGCCGTTATCAGTTGCTCAATCCGGCCGTCGCTTGCCAGCGCGGCTCCCTTTACAATCTGACCGCCGCTGAACTGGCCGATGCGGCCAATGCTGCCGCGCCCACCACCGTTTGCCAGGAAGACCTGACCAAGAATTATGGCGTCATCAACCCGGATATTGAACGTTACGGCCTGTCGGCCCGCTTCACCGCCCGCGTCGGCGATTCGAGCGAAGCCTATGCAGAATTCAACTTCCTGACGACCAAGGTCGCCTATGACGGCCTGCCCAGCACGCTCCGCGCGAACGCGCCGGCGCCTTTTTACTTCCCGCGCTATTCGACCTCGGGCAACGTCGCCTATTATGGCAACAACAATATCCTGCAGCTACCGGTCTATGTCTGCCCGCGCGGCACGACCGTGGCCTGCACGGCCGCCAATGGCACGCTAAACCCGAACAACCCGTTCGCGGCATCCGGGCAGAATGCGGCGCTCATTGGCCGTTTGCCCAACTCGATCGAACATGATGAATCGCGCACCCGCGCCTATCGCGGCGCGTTGGGCATCAAGGGGCCGATCAACGACAAGTGGAACTATCAGGTCGACGCGACCGCGATGCACATGGATCTGCGTCGTAAGTCGGACGGCTATGTCTACATCCAGCATCTGCTGGACGTGATCGCGGACGGCAGCTTCAATTTCCTCAATCCGAACGCCAACAGCCAGGCGACGATGGATTATCTGATGCCGACGGCGATTGCCAATTCGACGTCGGATATGGTGCAGGTGCAGGCGAACGCCAGCGGTGATCTGCTCGACCTGCCGGGTGGTCCCTTGCAGCTCGGTGTTGGTGTGTCGTTCCGTTATGAGGCGATCGACTCGCCGTCGATCAACTCCGACATCAACGGCGGTACGGAACGCTATTACCGTCTGAACGGCTTCGCCGTGAAAGGCGATCGCCGCGTCTATTCGGCCTATGCGGAACTGAATGCGCCGATTTTCGACCAGCTCGAAGTCAACGCATCGGGACGTTACGACCGTTATTCCGGCGGCCTCGACAATTTCTCGCCCAAGATCGGCGTGAAGGTGAAGCCAATCAAGGAAGTGTTGCTGCGCGGCACCTATTCGCGCGGTTTCCGCGTTCCCAGTTTCGGTGAAGCCAACGCAACCTTCCCGACCACGGGTTTCGTGACCAACAACCAGAGCCTGTTCAACGACACTTATCTGGCTCAATATGGTTGCACGGTCGCTACGTTCAGCGCATGCCCCCAATATATCCGCAGCGGCAGCTATGGTCAGACCTCGCTTGCCAATCCGGAGTTGAAGGCTGAAAAGTCGCGCAGCTTCACGGCGGGCATCCTTGTCGAACCGATGCGGGGCCTGTCCTTCTCCGTCGATTATTACAATATCAAGAAGACGGGTGCGATCACGACCGCCGACAATACCCCGGCACTGCAGGCCTATTATGCCGGTCTGCCGATCCCGGCGGGCTTCAACGTCATCGAAGACGTGCCCATTGCGCCGGGCGATCCGCGCCAGCCGCGCGTTGCGTTCGTGCAGTCGGGCTTCATCAACGCGAACACCATCAAGTCGGAAGGTCTGGATTTCGCCGCGAATGTCGACCTGCCGATCAGCGATGGCATCCGTTGGTCGAGTTCGCTTGAGGCCAGCTACATCATGCGGCTGGAAACCGAATTCCCCGACGGCTCGGTGGAACGTTATGACGGCACTCTCGGCAACTTCAACCTGACGGCCGGCTCGGGCACGCCAAAATGGCGCGGCACGTGGACCAACACGCTGGACTTTGGTGGCTTCGCACTCAGCGGTACGGCCAACTTCTTCGGCGGGTACGACACGTCGGCGATGGACCAAGGCACGGGCTACAAGGATTGCGGCCTGAACGACGGTTCGCTGCCTTGTCGGGTGAAGGACTATATCACCTTCGATCTCAACGCGCAGGTCAAGGTGACGGATCAGTTCACTTTCTACGCCAACATGCTGAACGTGTTCGACAAGCTGCCGCCGATCGACACGATCACCTATGGCGCCCATGCCTACAACCCGGTTCAGGGTGGGGAAGGTATTCTCGGGCGCTATTTCCGCATCGGTGCGAAGTTCAATTACTGATCTTCACTGGTCCGAAAGGGTATAAGGAAAGGGCGCTTCCCTCAGGAAGCGCCCTTTCTTTTTGGCCTGTCCGGTCTGGTTGAGGGCGATCACCCCAAACTCAACTTCAACCCCCCATCCCCCTCATCCACCCTCACCGTCGCCCCATCCGGCACCTCGCCGCGCAGGATCAAATCCGCCAGCGGATCCTGCAGATAGCGCTGCACCGCCCGCTTCAACGGCCTCGCGCCATAGACCGGATCGTAACCGACCCGCCCCAGCCACGCCCGCGCTCCATCGGTCAGGTCCAGCGTCACCTTGCGGTCCTTCAACAGCTTGCCGATCCGCGCCACCTGAATGTCGACGATCGGCGCCATATGGCTCGCGCCCAGGCGGTGGAACAGGATCACCTCGTCCAGCCGGTTCAGGAATTCCGGCCGGAAATGCGCCCGGACGATGTCCATCACCTGATCCTCGACCTTCTCGACCGGCTCGTCATCGGCCAACGAAGCGATGAACTGGCTGCCCAGGTTCGACGTCAGCACGATGATCGTGTTGGTGAAATCCACCGTCCGCCCCTGCCCATCGGTCAGGCGGCCATCGTCCAGCACCTGCAACAGCACGTTGAACACGTCGCCATGCGCCTTCTCCACCTCATCGAACAGCACGACCTGATAGGGCCGCCGCCGCACCGCCTCGGTCAGCACGCCGCCTTCCTCATAGCCGACATAGCCCGGAGGCGCGCCGATCAGCCGGGCGACCGAATGCTTCTCCATGAACTCGCTCATGTCGATGCGCACCATCGCGCTGTCGTCGTCGAACAGGAATCCGGCCAGCGCCTTGGTCAGCTCCGTCTTGCCCACGCCCGTAGGCCCCAGGAACAGGAACGACCCCAGCGGCCGGTTCGGATCCTGCAAACCCGCCCGCGACCGGCGCACGGCGGTCGACACGGCCTTCACGGCCTCCGCCTGCCCGATGACGCGCTTGCCCAGTTCCGCTTCCATGGCGAGCAGCTTCTCCCGTTCACCCTCCATCATCTTGTCGACGGGAATGCCGGTCCAGCGGCTGACCACCGAAGCGATGTCCTCCGGCGTCACTTCCTCGCGCAGCATCGCGCCCTGGGTGACGTTCTGCGCCTCTTCCAGCTTGCGCTCCAGTTCGGGAATCCGCCCATAGGCCAGTTCCCCCGCCTTGGCGAGGTCGCCCGCCCGCTGCGCCTGGTCCAGTTCGACCCTCGCGGCGTCCAACTGCTCCTTCAGCTTGCTCTCGCCCGCAATCTTGTCCTTCTCCGCCTGCCAGCGCTGGGTGAGTTCGGCCGACTGCTGCTCCAGATTGGCCAGGTCTTCCTCCAGCGCCGCCAGACGGTCCTGCGAAGCCTTGTCCGTCTCCTTCTTCAGCGCCTCCCGCTCGATCTTCAACTGGATGATCCGCCGGTCGAGCGTCTCGATCTCCTCCGGCTTGCTCTCCACCTCCATGCGCAGCCGCGAAGCCGCCTCGTCCATCAGGTCGATGGCCTTGTCAGGCAGGAAACGGTCGGTGATGTAGCGGTTGGAGAGCGTCGCCGCCGACACGATCGCGCCGTCGGTGATCCGCACGCCATGGTGCAGTTCATATTTCTCCTTCAGGCCCCGCAGGATGGAGATAGTGTCCTCCACCGTCGGCTCGCCCACGAAGACCGGCTGGAACCGCCGCTGCAAGGCCGGGTCCTTCTCCACATATTTGCGATATTCGTCGAGCGTCGTCGCGCCGATGCAATGCAGTTCGCCGCGAGCCAGCGCAGGCTTCAACAAATTGCCCGCATCCATCGCGCCCTCTGACTTGCCCGCGCCGATCAGCGTGTGCATCTCGTCGATGAAGAGGACGATCTGCCCCTCTGCGCCCTTCACCTCGTCCAGAACGCCCTTCAGCCGCTCCTCGAACTCGCCGCGATATTTGGCCCCCGCGATCAGCGACCCCATGTCGAGCGCCATCAGCGTCCGGTCCTTCAGCGTATCGGGCACGTCGCCATTGGCGATGCGCAGCGCCAGCCCTTCGGCGATGGCGGTCTTGCCGACGCCGGGATCGCCGATCAGCACGGGATTATTCTTGGTCCGCCGCGCCAATATCTGGATCGTCCGCCGGATTTCCTCGTCGCGGCCGATGACGGGGTCCAGCTTGCCCGCCCGCGCCGCTTCGGTCAGGTCGCGGGCGAATTTCTTGAGCGCGTCGTATCGATCCTCCGCCCCCGCCGTATCGGCAGTGCGCCCGCCGCGCAGAGCATTGATCGCGGCGTTCAGCCCCTCCGCCTTCACGCCAGCGGCCGCCAAAGCCTTGCCCGCCGCCGTCGTGCTGGCCAGGGTCAGCGCCAGCAACAGCCGCTCGACCGTGACGAAGCTGTCCCCCGCCTTGGCCGCGACCTGCTCGGCAGAATCCAGCACCCGCACCGCGTCATTGTCCAGCCCCGGCGTCTGCTGCGCTCCGCTGCCCGACACCGCGGGCACCTTGGCCAGCGCCGCATCGGTCTCGCGCAGCGCCACGCCCGCATCGCCGCCCGCCGCCTTGATCAGCCCGGACGCCATGCCCTGCTGGTCCTCCAGCAACGCCTTCAACAGATGCTCCGGCCCGATGCGCTGGTGGCTCATCCGGATCGCGACGGTCTGCGCCGACTGGAGGAAACCCTTGGCGCGGTCAGTGAATTTCTCGAGGTTCATCAGAGTCCTCTCTTGCAATTTGGCCCTTCGTGAAGCTGGTCACGATGTAATGTTGCATAAAAGCAACACAAGAGGCCCTACGCAAATATCCCTAGGGCGCTCCTCCGTTCACCCTGAGCGAAGTCGAAGGGGCGGGGCTGAGCTTGTCGAAGCCCTTAGCTACGCCCAGCCCGAACGGATGAGAGCTTATCCCGTTCCTACCGCTTCACCGCCTTGTGCGCATCCGGCGCGAAGGCATCCCCGAAGAAATCGCCCTTGTACCAGAGCGGCGCCTGCGGCTCGTCCGCGATCTCGCGGGCGATGGCATAGTTCACCTTGGCGAACTTGGCCGCCGCCTCCCAGTGAAAGGGCAGGCTCATCTGGTCCGACGGCTGGTGATAGTCGGTTTTCAGGAAATGTTCGAACGCCTCTTTCCCCGGCCCGGCGAAGCCGGTCATCAGGAACACGGCGGGCACCCCCTCCTGCACGAAGCGGTAATGGTCGGACCGGGTGAACAGCCCCTCGGCGGGCAGAGGATCGGGCGAAAGCGAAACGCCCTCGGCCTTCGCCGCCTTCTCGACGATAGGCCCCAAAGTCGAATGATCGGCCCCGAAAGCGATCACGTCCTGAAAATCATAGGTCAGGATCGGCATGTCGAGATTGACCACGCCGACCAGCTTGCCGCCGGCCGGCAGGACCGGGTTCCTCGCCAGATATTGCGACCCCAACAGCCCGTCTTCTTCCGCCGTCACCGCCGCGAACAGGATGGATCGTTTCGGCCGCTCCCCGCTTTCGATAAAGGCTTTCGCCACCGCCAGCATGGTCGCCACGCCGGACGCATTGTCCATCGCGCCATTATAGACCTTGTCCGGTCCCTTGGCGCTTTCCCTGACGCCCAGATGGTCGAGATGCGCCATCAGCAGCACATATTCATCCGAAAGCGCCGGGTCGGAACCGGGCAGCACCGCCAGCACGTTGCGGCTGGGCGCGGTCGCCACGCTGCTGGCGCGGTCGATGCGGACGGCGGGCTTCAGCGCGAAGCCCCTGGGCCGGGCGCCCTCCTTCTCGGCCTGGGCGCGGATCGCGGCGACGGTCTTGCCCGATCCGGCGAACAGCGCGTCGGCGGCGGCCCCGTTCACCGTGCCGGTGCCCCGGATCGCGGGCGTGCGGATATAGGGCTGCCCCTCCTTGTCCAGCCAGCTCACCGCCGGATGCTGCGCCCGGTCGCGCACCTTCTCCCACGGAGTGCGATTGAGATAGCTGGTGGTGGGAATGGTGATCAGGCCGATGGCTCCGGCCTGCTGCGCCGCCAGTGACTTTTCGGCGGCCAGATGCGCGCCGATCTCGCTCGGCATGCCGACGGGCGAGCCGGACAGCGCGACCGCGAACTTGCCCTTCAGGTCAAGCCCGGCATAGTCGTTTATCTTCTCCCGGTCCGATTTCAGGCCATAGCCGACGAACACTGCCTGCGCCTCGATGCTCTGCTTCGGCTCGCGGCCGAAGGCGGCGATCGCGACGTCATCGCCATTGGCGAAGCGCCTGCCGCCGATGGTCATTGCGGGGGAGGAGTCCTTGTCGAGTTGGGCGACGGCCAGCGTCACGGGCTGATACCAGCTATCCTGCACGGCCTGCCGCAGGCCCAACGTCTCGAACCGCGCGGCGACATAGCGGGCGGCGATGTCATAGCCCCGTGTGCCCGCGTCGCGCCCCTCCAGCAGGTCGTCGGCCAGGAAGCCGATGTCTGCGCGGATCGCTTCCCCGGTGATGGCAGGCGAGGGTTCGGCCAAGGCGAGGCCGGGGGTGGCGAGGACAAGGGCGAAGGTGGAAGCGAAGGCGAAGGAACGAAGGCGCATCGGGTGCGAAACCTCTTATGGTTGAAGGTCAAGCCTATCGCGCCCGCCCGGCCTGTCCAGCGGAAAGCGTATTGCACGGCTAAAACGCCCCGCTATGCTGCCTGCCGATCCATGACCATCATGAGGCGCTCATGACCTTCTCCCCCCATTCCCGCCGCTTGGCCCTGATGCTCGGCCTGTCCTCGCTCGCGCTGGTGCCCACGATGCAGGCCGTCGCGGCGCCCAGGGCGGCCAGCGCGGCCGCGCCCGCGCCGCTCTCCAGCCTCGTGTCGGCGGTGGACATCCCCTATGAACAATTCTCGCTGAAGAACGGCCTGCGCGTCATCGTCCACACCGACCGCAAGGCCCCCGTGGTCGGCGTGTCGATCTGGTATCATGTCGGCTCCCGCTTCGAACCGGCGGGCAAGACCGGCTTCGCCCATCTGTTCGAGCATCTGATGTTCTACGGCTCCGAAAATGCCGACGGCCCCTTCTTCGGGCGGCTGGAGGATATCGGCGCGACCGACTGGAACGGCACGACCTGGTTCGACCGCACCAATTATTTCGAA
This genomic interval carries:
- a CDS encoding DUF2093 domain-containing protein, which encodes MLMSNRDRPARLHYMAYSFRVLQAGDHVLCAVSGRKIPLEDLRYWSIARQEPYASAEISAQAELKARGL
- a CDS encoding M23 family metallopeptidase yields the protein MKGWIAAAALATIAMAAEAPPPAQLMLTGAPVQGGVLLGTAPKGIVELRLDGQLVPVDADGRFLIAFDRDAQPQAWLTGRLADGTPLDRALAVAPRDWRIEQVNAPLRPTKSTEAFLALRKPELERIAAARNVVTDAQGWRQRFIWPRIGRISGLFGSQRVYQGQPGAYHGGVDIAGAPGEPVVAPADGVVILAADRPFTLEGNLLMIDHGHGLNSAFLHLSRIDVIPGQHVVQGQRIGAIGATGRATGPHLHWGMKWNDARIDPLLLAGPMPQS
- a CDS encoding TonB-dependent receptor plug domain-containing protein encodes the protein MKTITKIGLRGGAALQALTLVSAGLAAFSAPAFAQDAAQGANADEGDVIVVTGSIIRRTDAETPSPVTTVSVESLDKRGISTVQEGLQRIAANNGPALTNSFSANGAFAAGASAVSLRGLSTNSTLVLFDGLRAAYYPLSDDGTRNFVDLNTIPDDIVDHIEVLRDGASSSYGADAIAGVVNVITKKNFKGISGRVESGISSRGDGQQYRLSLTAGTGDLEDNGYNAYVSGFYYNSKQLKNDQRRYPYNSDDYRNICHDGVCGPNNVVDGLDADGAYPGFSPVVTNTGSTLFVRPADALTGTQSGRYQLLNPAVACQRGSLYNLTAAELADAANAAAPTTVCQEDLTKNYGVINPDIERYGLSARFTARVGDSSEAYAEFNFLTTKVAYDGLPSTLRANAPAPFYFPRYSTSGNVAYYGNNNILQLPVYVCPRGTTVACTAANGTLNPNNPFAASGQNAALIGRLPNSIEHDESRTRAYRGALGIKGPINDKWNYQVDATAMHMDLRRKSDGYVYIQHLLDVIADGSFNFLNPNANSQATMDYLMPTAIANSTSDMVQVQANASGDLLDLPGGPLQLGVGVSFRYEAIDSPSINSDINGGTERYYRLNGFAVKGDRRVYSAYAELNAPIFDQLEVNASGRYDRYSGGLDNFSPKIGVKVKPIKEVLLRGTYSRGFRVPSFGEANATFPTTGFVTNNQSLFNDTYLAQYGCTVATFSACPQYIRSGSYGQTSLANPELKAEKSRSFTAGILVEPMRGLSFSVDYYNIKKTGAITTADNTPALQAYYAGLPIPAGFNVIEDVPIAPGDPRQPRVAFVQSGFINANTIKSEGLDFAANVDLPISDGIRWSSSLEASYIMRLETEFPDGSVERYDGTLGNFNLTAGSGTPKWRGTWTNTLDFGGFALSGTANFFGGYDTSAMDQGTGYKDCGLNDGSLPCRVKDYITFDLNAQVKVTDQFTFYANMLNVFDKLPPIDTITYGAHAYNPVQGGEGILGRYFRIGAKFNY
- the clpB gene encoding ATP-dependent chaperone ClpB, translated to MNLEKFTDRAKGFLQSAQTVAIRMSHQRIGPEHLLKALLEDQQGMASGLIKAAGGDAGVALRETDAALAKVPAVSGSGAQQTPGLDNDAVRVLDSAEQVAAKAGDSFVTVERLLLALTLASTTAAGKALAAAGVKAEGLNAAINALRGGRTADTAGAEDRYDALKKFARDLTEAARAGKLDPVIGRDEEIRRTIQILARRTKNNPVLIGDPGVGKTAIAEGLALRIANGDVPDTLKDRTLMALDMGSLIAGAKYRGEFEERLKGVLDEVKGAEGQIVLFIDEMHTLIGAGKSEGAMDAGNLLKPALARGELHCIGATTLDEYRKYVEKDPALQRRFQPVFVGEPTVEDTISILRGLKEKYELHHGVRITDGAIVSAATLSNRYITDRFLPDKAIDLMDEAASRLRMEVESKPEEIETLDRRIIQLKIEREALKKETDKASQDRLAALEEDLANLEQQSAELTQRWQAEKDKIAGESKLKEQLDAARVELDQAQRAGDLAKAGELAYGRIPELERKLEEAQNVTQGAMLREEVTPEDIASVVSRWTGIPVDKMMEGEREKLLAMEAELGKRVIGQAEAVKAVSTAVRRSRAGLQDPNRPLGSFLFLGPTGVGKTELTKALAGFLFDDDSAMVRIDMSEFMEKHSVARLIGAPPGYVGYEEGGVLTEAVRRRPYQVVLFDEVEKAHGDVFNVLLQVLDDGRLTDGQGRTVDFTNTIIVLTSNLGSQFIASLADDEPVEKVEDQVMDIVRAHFRPEFLNRLDEVILFHRLGASHMAPIVDIQVARIGKLLKDRKVTLDLTDGARAWLGRVGYDPVYGARPLKRAVQRYLQDPLADLILRGEVPDGATVRVDEGDGGLKLSLG
- a CDS encoding M28 family metallopeptidase, with translation MRLRSFAFASTFALVLATPGLALAEPSPAITGEAIRADIGFLADDLLEGRDAGTRGYDIAARYVAARFETLGLRQAVQDSWYQPVTLAVAQLDKDSSPAMTIGGRRFANGDDVAIAAFGREPKQSIEAQAVFVGYGLKSDREKINDYAGLDLKGKFAVALSGSPVGMPSEIGAHLAAEKSLAAQQAGAIGLITIPTTSYLNRTPWEKVRDRAQHPAVSWLDKEGQPYIRTPAIRGTGTVNGAAADALFAGSGKTVAAIRAQAEKEGARPRGFALKPAVRIDRASSVATAPSRNVLAVLPGSDPALSDEYVLLMAHLDHLGVRESAKGPDKVYNGAMDNASGVATMLAVAKAFIESGERPKRSILFAAVTAEEDGLLGSQYLARNPVLPAGGKLVGVVNLDMPILTYDFQDVIAFGADHSTLGPIVEKAAKAEGVSLSPDPLPAEGLFTRSDHYRFVQEGVPAVFLMTGFAGPGKEAFEHFLKTDYHQPSDQMSLPFHWEAAAKFAKVNYAIAREIADEPQAPLWYKGDFFGDAFAPDAHKAVKR